cttgtcTGGTCTaaccccaaaaaaacaaatgTACCAAACCATGATACTTGCATTCTCTGGAATGGGAATGGAGGACACTCCTGGGTTAGAACTGGGGCAGGATCTAGAATCCCTGCGTTCTCTGGAAGGGAATCCAATCCAACAAAGAGGCAGGATATGAAGGTGATGACGATGATCatgattatttatatttatttatatccagcttttcTCTCTCAATTGAGAGGCAAAGTGAGGGAACAGTTCCTGGGGTGATGAAAGCTCTAAGCCTGGCCACAGACCCGGagcttttgaatatttttaaagatagGCTTTAGCCTTCCTGGCCAAGTATTTCTTATATTCTTGGGTAGATTTTTCTTCAACTTTGCCACCATGAGCCCTTTGCTGATGTTCACAGGAGCCTCCATCAGATGCGCCTGTCCTTCCTGACCCCAATAAGCTTCCCTTTAATCCTCTAAATAAGTAGGATCAGAACCCCGCTCCTAACTAAAGCGGGAAAGCTCATCTACTCTCTCATGAACCCAGAAGGCAGTGATCTCACCTTGTTTTACCTTGGCTTATCTGACTTTACCCCAGTTCCTCTTCACAGTTTCTAAGTCAGCACAAAATGATCATCTTCAAGGCTAAGAAGGGTCAAGACTAGTTAGTATTTGGAGGGGAGGCTGCTCAGAAATTACCAGGAGCAGTAAGCGTATCTCAGAGGAAGGAGCAAGAAAACTCTTGCGTGTTGGTTGCCTAAGAATTTTccaagggttgccataagtcaagaggcaacttgaaggcacaaacataGGATGCTGGAAGGAGGCAGTACTGGTACTGATGAATCCACCTTCTGTCTctcagccccatctacactgccatataatgcaatttgaagagGCATTATAAGATCAGTGTGGATCAGGCATagaaaaaggctgatggaaaagaaATGAAGCGTGATTGACGGTTCACTCTGCCAGTAGTGATTCAGCTTGGTGTGAAAAAGGGGCGGGGAAGACAAAGAAGCCTCAGAATGCTATGGCTTCAGTAGGAAGGGCCTTACAGAAGAAGCATAGCCAATTTTGGCCCTCCTCTAATGACTCATATAATGCGgcttaactgcattgaagtgcattatatgagtaTTCGCTGACTATGTCCTAAACCATACCACAGgggaccccaaactaaggcctgggggccacatgcagcccattgaagccatttatccggcccctacaGCGGCGGGTCTCTCCTCTTCCACTGAGGAAGGCGTATgcagcctgttgcactccttccaaagctttgcttgtttataatgctattttaattattctttaattaattattaattattatgggGTGCTttcctagtgcttttggtgcacaaaggcagaggggggttctgcccaaggggtctcttccaactctctttactattacagtagagtctcacttatccaacattcgcttatccaacgttctggattatccaactcatttttgtagtcaatgttttcaatacatcgtgatattttggtgctaaatttgtaaatacagtaattactacgtagcattgctgcctattgaactacttttctgtcaaatttgttgtataacatgatgtttcggtgcttaatttgtaaaatcataacctaatttgatgtttaatagggttctccttaatctctccttgttatccaacgtattcgcttatccaacgttctgctggcccgcttatgttggataagtgagactctactgtattattattattattgttgacagaaggacacagtataacacagcaaacgagatatatatgctggatttcgcatcacaaaatcacaagtcgaacacttcccaagcatttaggactgtgtgatattattattattattattattattattattattattattattattattattattattaacaacattaaggctgggtggccatctgtcaggggtgctttgcttgtgcttttagtgcacaaaggtaaaagggggttggactaaatggcccaaggggtctcttccaaccctctttattatttttattatgattatattattactaacattaaggctgtatttgttcccattttgtttttttacttcaaaataagatatgtgcagtgtgcatgggaatttgttcatatttttttaaaaaaactatagtctggccctccaatgggctgagggaccatgaactggccccctgtttaaaaagtttggggacccctgccataccATATGGCGGTGTAGATGAAGCCATAGCCTTCCTGGGTTGGAGGACACCTGCAATGCAAGGCAGAAAAGTCTTGCAGATCACAGTTGCAACCAATAATGTCTAAGTCCAAGGAGAGAGagacccaggctggatctacactgccatatactcccgttcaaagcagataatctgactgttatatgacagtgtagatggggccccagtctCTCTCCTCTTGGCCTTTCCATCAGAAATTTTGCAGAACTGGCCGGACCACACAGACCTCTTTAGCTGCCGCTCGGTGCTCCCTGTGCAGACCCTTGGACCAGAGTGTGGTGAGTGCCCAGGTCACAAAGGTGGTCCCAGGTAGGCGCTGATGTCACAGTGCCCAGGGTTACCTGGGGAACCCCTCCTCCTCTGTGAAGCCATCGGGGCGGCCATTATCACATAGTGAGTGCCCCGTGCCCCTGGGCGATAGGCTTGGTGGGCAGAGGCATTCGAGGGCCTTGGCCATGCTGGTCCCAGCAGCCAGGGTGGGTCTGAGAGCCGGCACCCGGCACACAGGCCACGGCTGGGAGGGCAGGCAGGATGAGCGAGAGGCCCGTGGCCCGGAAGCTCAGGAGGAGGAAGCCCCAGCGCTTCTCCCACGTCTCTAGCGGCGGTGGCGGAGGCGAGGAGCCCCTCGGAGTGAGCATGGGACCCTCGGGAGGAAGAGGGCTTGGTGGGGGTGTTTATGGGAAAGGGACAGCTGGGAAGGGGTGCAGGCAGGACCAGCAGAAGGTGAAGAGGCCAGAGGGGGAGGAGGAGCGTCCTCTCTGGGACAGGATGCAGTCCGAACCAGGCTGACCTTCCTCCCACTGCCTCATTGCATCTGCAAAGTTACCTAAGACAAATGGGCAAGCCATTCCCACCCTGAGCACagtaggtaaaggtcaaggtttcccctgacattaagtccagtcatgtctgactctggggtgtggtgctcatctccatttctaagctgaagagccggcattgtccatagacacctctaaggtcatgtggccaatggcatgactgcatagagcaccgttaccttcccgccggagcggtacctattgatctactcacattggcatgtttttgaactgctagtttggcagaagctggagctaacagtgggcgctcattccactcctgggatttgaacctgggacctttcggtctgcaagttcaacagctcagcactttaatgcactttgccaccggggctccttgagcACAGTAGAATTGTAAAATTGGAAGaaacccccaaagggcatctagtccaaccccattccatcatgcaggaaaagcacaatcaaagaacccctgacagatgaccatctggactctgtttaaaagcctccaaggaaggagcttccaccacattcccaggcagagagttccactgttccaATACTTTTTATTGGAGCTTAGAGCTAGGTCAACTTcagtcccccaggtgttttggacttcagccctccacaattcctaatagcttttAGGCTGGCTTAGAAATGTTTGGCCTCGAATCAGAATCCGATTCACCTTATATTGGGAGAAAAATAATCAGGTCGAAGCACAATTTGGGAAGTCGGATTCCACTGTGCCTTAGGCCCTTTTTTTTAGGTCGATGTGTCACCGCATCAAAGCCACTGCCAAGGATGAATCCACCCCATGTTGTCTTAACTGTGCAAACAACTGTCGCATGGGAAAAAACAACATCAGGCATCTGCACAAAGCAAGGGGAGAACCTGTTCCCCAAGGGTAAAGAAAAATGCTGGCCAGTTTTTGtatttttacctttttaaaaagaagggacCTATTGCCTCCTGCTGGGCATCCAAGGAATGGCATGCAGCAACCTTGCATTCCTATGTCTCTGCAGACCAAATAGAAAGGATTCTGAAAGCCTTGGCTTGAAttgattataggtaaaggtaaaggttttcccctgacgttaagtccatttgtgtccgactctgggggttggtgctcatctccatttctaagccgaagagccagcgttgtccgtagacacctccaaggtcatgtggccactggcaggactgcatggagcgccgttaccttcccacaggagcggtacctattgatctactcacatttgcatgttttggaactgctaggttggcaggagctggggctaacagcgggagctcattccgctcccgggatttgaacctgggacctttcggtctgcaagttcagcagctcagcgctttaacacactttgccaccattGTGTTATAGCTTCCCTTAAAGAACCATGGAGATGGTGGTTCTGTGCAAGAGCTGAGGGCCCTTGGCATCAGCAATGCCTAGATCCAAAGGGAGGTCGTGACATTATGACCAGACTTTCAGCAAAATAAGGAAGAGACACATCTCAAAGTGCTCAAGATTATTTTATTAAGAGATAACTGAGCCTTTCTACTTAATGAAACAAGTATCTCTTGGGCATCTTGAGATgtatctcttttttcttctttacgTCCTTTCTAGTTTCAGCTTCTTCAGACACTCAGCAAGTCCAAGTTCTCTGCTACTACACGTTCATGTTGCTGGCAAAGGGGCCAGGCTTAACCTCCTGAAATTCTGCCCTTTGTGTTGCTGCTGTGGAGGCCCAAGACTCCTCTGCAGGTGTAAATGCCAGGCAGCAAAGTGGCCCTGCTTCTCATGTgcttataatacagtagagtctcacttatccaacataaacgggccggcagaacattggagaagtgaaaatgttggataataaggagggattaagaaaaaagcctattaaacataaaattacattatgattttacgaattaagcaccaaaacatcatattttacaacaaattgacagaaaaagcagttcgatacacagtaatgttatgtagtaattactgtatttatgaatttagcaccaaaagattgcagcatttactacaaaaacatttactactaaaaggcagaatgcactggataatacagaacattggataaatgagactctactgtaatagaatcctagaataagaagagaccacatgggccattgagACCAACCCCCTGTAGTGCAGGAAAAAGCACTgtcaaagaacccccgacagatggccatccagcctctgtttaacagcttccaaggaagaagcttcccaCTCGActctaaggcagagagttccactgctgaacagctctactTATGGTCAccaagttctccctaatgttcaatggaatctcctttcctgtcatttgaacccatggttcCATTGGGtcatagtctccagggaagcagaaagtaagcctgcttcctcttccttatgacacccttttacatatttatacatagctctcacgtctcctctcaaccttctcttctgcaggctaaactgacctctttaagatgctcctcagagggattcatggtctccagacctttgatcattttagttgccctcctttggacaccttctagcttgtcaatatctcttttaaactgtggtttgCCACCCACCTCTTGTTCCTTTGCCTTCAGCAACCCAAGAAGAAGCGGCGTAGTTCCTCTGTGGAGACCCCTGAAGACCAGAAGGCCCGAGGAAGCTCTACCTCTATCCAGATCTTCCCCCCAGAGCTGGTGAGTGACCTACTTGGGGctgtgtgatgtcttctggggCCAAAGCCTCCCTTGCATCCACCTTGGCTGGACCCCTGACCACTCTCTCCCACTTCTCCAGCTCTACTACATCACCTCCTTCCTGCCGGTGAGGGACGTGGTGGCCCTGGGCCAGACCTGCCGGTACTTCCACGAAGTCTGCGACAGCGAGGGAGTCTGGCAGCGCCTCTGCCTCCGCCTTTCGCCCCGGCTGCGGGAGGAGGCCTCGGGGGGCCGGCGGCCCTGGAAGAGAGCGGCCATCCTCAACTGTCAGTATGCAGTGGGGGCAGGGGGTAACATAATGGGGCAGATGACCGGAGGGGTGTTGGGGTGGCATATGCACGAGGGAATTGTTTGTGCTTGTACGTTTGCACGTTTGGAGAGTCTGGCTGTGTGCAAGAGAGGCGGTGGGGCTGAGGCAAGGGAAAGGCGGTATATGGCCATCTTTCAGAGCTCAGGAATGTTACCCTGTTTATTCTAATGCTCATCATTTTGGGGTAAATGACCTTACCAAAACTAGGatgcgcattagatttgcattATACAATCATCTTAGTGCTGGGCCGAAActaaaggggaagctgcttcaggagcacgtGGAGCTCCTATTTAAGGGATGTCACCTCcgatttaatggccatggctcaatgctacttggagcctgggatttatagtttggtaaggcatcagaattctttgacagagaagacccaaggacttgtaaaactacaaaccccTGACTCCAtcgcattgaaccaaggcaattaaaatgaaatcattcTCCAGCATAGATACACACCAAGGTTTTCCCTTCCGTTGCTAGAAGCTTTGttgctctaacacttttgtttttaaacaagtAATTCCAAgcagtcaacaacaataatatgcactttttgggccaaattacaaagagcacattttttgccgctgcacattacattcggcAGCAAATACTACttttggtttcagagttttgaaaattgaggtgtgcattagatttgatggtgcattaggctTGAGAAAATACGAGTTTGTTGTTGAACAGGACTGTTAAACTCACTTTTCAAATTTATTATGGCTGCATtaaaagggccattgaatccatggacagagaatccgtGGAGACAGAGGGCctacaatattttatttacatggTGGTCAATGCTTTCTTTagttttttacccagtttgggtctccagatattattggatGACAGTTCCAATCACTTTTGCCTACCTGGCATGcagtttggggatgatgggaattgcaacccaacagtccTTGTGGCCCTGAAGTTTGGGAAGATGAAATAACATcctcaagccttgtatctaaatacaAATCTCATTCTCTTGACTAATCAGGACAGTAGTatctcaggcatggacaaatctTGGCCTGCCGGCTGTGAGGAAttataggaattgaagtccaaaacatctggaggaccaaagtttgcccaagcctccTGCATCCTTATTTTCATCTGCTCTAGTCATGGTGTCTAATTATGAGGAatataggaattgtagtccaacatctatCCCCACCCCCCATCTGAGGAAGGGGAGCATGTGTGCCTGAGCCTCGGCCCTCCGCACAGACCCCAACCTCCCTCCCTGCCCTTGGGCCTCTCTGTCTGTCCCACAGACACCAAGGGCTTGTACTTCCAGATGTTCAGCGGCCGGCGGCACTTCGTTAGCAAGACGGTGGCCCCGCTGCTCTCCCACGGCTACCAGAAGTTCCTGCCCACCAAGGACCACGTCTTCATCTTGGACTACAACGGCACCCTCTTCTTCCTCAAGAATGCCCTGGTCTCCTCCAACATGGGGCACGTCCAGTGGCGCCGGGCCTGCCGCTACATGGTGCTCTGCCGCAGCGCCAAAGACGTAGGTGACGGATCATGCAGTGCGGGCAGAGGAGAGGAATGTCTTGAGATGTCATACATGGAAAGGAGGGGAGGACTGAGGCCACTATGGGCCTGGTTTTGAGGCAGAGGGCAGTGCTGAACAAGGGAGACAGAGCCCCCACTCCTGCTCAAGGTGCTCTCACCTGAAGGCAAAACCACATTGGCCTAAAGGCCCAGAAGGGGCCTGATTCTCTCTGATTTGCGAACtgaagcaggatcagccctgtttaggacttggatggggaaCAGCTAGTGAATCCCAGGGGCTGGAGGCTCTATGGCTCTACCTAGCcaattttaagcatgaattttaaacttgtgtcctgttttttaatctctgtccagtgtatttaatatgtatttaataattttatataaaaaaacttttcatatgtatcttttatagactacattataatatgcatgtttatagaatttttacaatatttatgtgtTGTGACTATGCTTTGACCCCCTCATGCCACAAGGAGAgtcaggaattattattattatcatcatcatcatcatcatcatcatcatcatcatcactattatgtcagtggaaggaactggcaaaaccaccactGAGGAGTCCTTGTCTAAGGCCGGAtgtacattgccatacaatccagtttcagtGTGCAGATTTTACTTCAtggtaaactggattatatggcagtgtagatactgCCTAAGAAAAACCCTAGAAAACGTATGGGGTCATTGTAAGTCCACAGGTGATTTGAAATCAGAGAGGCACCCAAGATCTGAACTTGCTCCATTTTCCTTCAAATGCTGTAGGCTGGAAACTTCCAGAGCATGGCAAAAAGGTGGTTTTTTATTCCAAAAGCTACCGTTTCCAAAAAAAAGAAGACACTTTCCCCATGCCTAGAAGTGTGGCCCAGCAATCCTAGGGTCTGTAGCAGGCATAGgccaactttagccctccaggtgttttggtcctcAACTCCTTATCTGgaagagggccaaagttggcccaaaCCTGCTACAGGCTGTTTGGTGGGCAAGGAATGCCTTGATTGCTCCTCTGCAGACATAATACTTTCCTGCCTTCTATGTTTATCCAGATTGTACCCCTTCTAGACGCTTTTGCCTCTCTCCTTTTAGTTTGCCACAGACCCCCGGAGTGACACGGTCTACCGCAAATACCTGTACGTGCTGGCCACCCGGGAGCAGCCGGTCCCCTCCTCAGCCTCGGCCTCAGCTTCGGCCCCCTCCGGCTGCAGCCAGGGCCCTGGCACAGCTCCTCGGGGCCGCCTCTGTGACTGCGTGGAGGTCTACCTGCAATCCAGCGGGCAGCGGGTCTTCAAGATGACCTTCCACTTCTCCATGAGGTTCAAGCAGATTGTGCTGGTGGGGCAGGAGACGGAGAGGACCCTCTTGCTCCTGACAGGTAAGCGGGTGCCCTCTTCACACTGATGTGGCTTTAGGGGctgtggtcacctcgatcctcccaggaaaagcTCCTATACGTAcagggccctagggaggtacacctggaagctacaaggcgtagagccttttcgaccgatgctccaattctgtggaactcattgcctccatatgttagagcaatgtcggagttgcgaccttttgtaaaagtgctcaaaacttggctgtttggttgtgcatttaagtaaatcagatctaatttgccaaatagtcactgttgaatgttttgatgttgaatgtttttatattgtggaatgatattttaaattgtaagtcgctcggagcactctggtggagagtgactaattaagaaatgaagtgaagtgaagtgaagtaatgTGTACAGATATAATGTGAATTGGGggtggcatttaatttcattatacgatgcacaatgacaataaagctattctagtcTATAGGCAGAAAGGAGGCTGAGTGTAAAGGTCCTTTGCATCCGCTGTGTGCTGTGGATTTAGCCTTCTCTTGAAAGGATACTCCAAGGCGCTCACTCACTCTGGgatgggagaaagagagggaaccCCCTGCCCCTTCAAAGGGGAGTAAGTGGGGATCCTTCTGAACTCCACTGGGtgtttctgcccccccccccatggagcAGTCCATGCCTGCCTTTGTTTTTGTCTAAATGAGGCCACCTAACGCGCCCCATTGGCACCCCTTCCCGCAGAGGAAGGGAAGATCTACAGCCTGGTGGTGAACGAGACGCAGCTGGATCAGCCGCGCTCCTACACGGTGCAGCTGGCCCTGCGCAAGGTCTCCAAGTGCCTGCCCCACATCGCCGTCCGCAGCATGTACTCCAACCAGAGCAGCGCTGTCTACTTGACAGGTAACTCCTCGGATGCCCAGCTGCTGGTGAGGACGGTCTTGGCCAAGGCCTTGGCTATAGGAACCCTGCATTGTGTGGGATGGGAGGGCCCCTGCTTCCTGTGTGGCTTAGCCTGACCCTCTTCACATCTTCCCCCCGCAGAAGAGGGCACCGTCTACTTTGAGGTCCACTCGCCCGGCGTTTACCGCGACCTCTTTGGGACCCTGCATGCCTTCGACCCCTTGGATCAGCAGATGCCCCtggccctctccctcccagccAAGGTAAGGCAAGGGGCTGCAGGGGGGCAGGCAGAGGGAGCAAGGGGACAGGGGAGCATAGAAACTGATCTTACAGAGGACTGTTGGCAGGAGAGACTTCTGGGGACCTCCTCGGCCTCTTCTCTTGCCCCCTTTCCTCCCCACTGCTCTCCTTTGCCCTCTTTTCCTGCCTGCAACATGGCTCAGGCCCCCTCATCTTTCTGCCCCTCTCCCTCTGTGCCAGGTGCTCCGCTGCGCCCTCGGCTACAACCACCTGGGGCTGGTGGATGAGTTTGGCCGGATCTTCATGCAAGGCAACAACCGCTACGGCCAGCTGGGCACCGGGGACAAGATAGACCGTGGAGAGCCAGCCCAGGTGAGGATGACCGCACATCCTGCCCCTCCCTCCCCACCTGGCACCTGCCAAGGGCGATGGGTGGAACTGGTGCAAAGGAGCCGAGCCCATTCACCCACTTCTGCCTTGTCCTAGAGGGGATATACAGAGTAGAGTTAATGCAGtatgacactgctttaactatcatggctcaatgctatggaatcctggaatctgtagtttgacaaggtttttagcctcctctgccaaagagcgctggtgTTTCGCCAACATACAACTCCttatgattgcatagcattgagccatggcagtaaaaagtgagatcaaactgcattaaatcaactgtctagatcaggggtccccaaactaaggcccgggggccggatgcggccctccgaggtcatttacctggcccctgccctcagttttataatataatataatgtatatacatataatattgatgataatataatgtaatacaatataacactaataataatatcatataataatattaattatatattctatattacatataatattactaataatattatagtatagtggtatagttcaatatagtaatatataatgctaatattgtgctatgctaataatataatatattgtatgtacatataatgtgtaagccactcgagtcccctttggggtgagaagggtgtgatacaaatgtagtaaataaatgcagtaaataataaataaattttagacttaggctcactcaaagtctgaaatgacttgaaggcacacaacaacaacaacaacaacaatcataattaacttgactatctcattggccagaagcaggaccacacttcccattgaaatcctgataaatgtatgttggttaaaattgtttttatttttaaatttgcactacaaataagacatgtgcagtgtgcatcggaatttgttttttttgttttttgttttttttcaaatgataatctggcccctcaacagtctgaaggattgtggaccggccctcggcttaaaaagtttgaggacccctggtctagatgcacaGTAATTCCCAGTATCCTCCACAACCTGTCgtataataatatcaaatataTTTTTCACCCACCTCTCCTCCTCCAGGCCAGTTAGCCAGTCTCCTTGCCACCATGTTTGTGGAGTTCCCCTTTGCCTTTATTCCGTTGAACCTTGTTCATTATTTCTATGAACCAATAATTGCATTGGAAAAGTGTGTTGGGGAGATCCCTGTAACGCACCCATCACCACCCCTTTTCCTGCGCACAGGTGCACTACCTCAAGTGCCCGGTGGACCTGTGGTGCGGCCTCAACCACACGCTGGTGCTGAGCCAAAGCGCGGACTTCAGCAAGGACCTTCTGGGCTGCGGCTGCGGGGCCGGGGGGCGCCTCCCCGGGTGGCCCAAGGGCAGCGCCTCCTTCGTCCGGCTGCAGATCAAGGTGAGCCCaaggcggaggggggggggggggcttctatcATGCCAGGAAGGCGCGCGGGGCTGGCATGGAGAGTGTGGCACTGACATGGACGGGGTCTGCCTTTGACTCAGGATCCCCCTCCCTTCAGGGAATCCTCTGGATCCGCACTCCTATCATCCCCTCCTCACCCAACTATTAGCTTCCCTTTGTTCCTCCTGACATGAAACGACTAGAGGTCAGCGGCAGGTCCTGATGGCCACAGGACAAAGATGTGGCCACCGAGCAGACTGTTGCCCTCCTCCTCTTGTAACTCCAGGCATTTTCAAAGGGCAACAGAATGTGGGGTGGATGGTGTGCTTATGAGGGCAAGTCCAGCCTTAAGCAAACTCTCCAGCCTTTGAACTAGTCCTGAAGCAAAACATTTTGCAAAATGCTGTGATTACGTGTCAGTTTATCTGTAGAAAACCACTCAGttcaggtaggctgttaggaatcgttGGAGTtgaacaggcggcagccagattaataactgggagcATACtacccccctgttaagccagctccactggctgccaatatgctacccagctctattcaaagtgctggttttgacctataaagcccta
This sequence is a window from Anolis carolinensis isolate JA03-04 chromosome 6, rAnoCar3.1.pri, whole genome shotgun sequence. Protein-coding genes within it:
- the fbxo24 gene encoding F-box only protein 24 produces the protein MSERPVARKLRRRKPQRFSHVSSGGGGGEEPLGQPKKKRRSSSVETPEDQKARGSSTSIQIFPPELLYYITSFLPVRDVVALGQTCRYFHEVCDSEGVWQRLCLRLSPRLREEASGGRRPWKRAAILNYTKGLYFQMFSGRRHFVSKTVAPLLSHGYQKFLPTKDHVFILDYNGTLFFLKNALVSSNMGHVQWRRACRYMVLCRSAKDFATDPRSDTVYRKYLYVLATREQPVPSSASASASAPSGCSQGPGTAPRGRLCDCVEVYLQSSGQRVFKMTFHFSMRFKQIVLVGQETERTLLLLTEEGKIYSLVVNETQLDQPRSYTVQLALRKVSKCLPHIAVRSMYSNQSSAVYLTEEGTVYFEVHSPGVYRDLFGTLHAFDPLDQQMPLALSLPAKVLRCALGYNHLGLVDEFGRIFMQGNNRYGQLGTGDKIDRGEPAQVHYLKCPVDLWCGLNHTLVLSQSADFSKDLLGCGCGAGGRLPGWPKGSASFVRLQIKVPPCARRICSTRECLYMLSSHDVDEAPAFRELPASKAGQPPSDTEAQAVRSCEEYLSQLHKCPTLEGRMAKMKEAVGSMPLMTFQKDFFWEALDMIQRAAELRETPASS